In Curtobacterium sp. TC1, the following proteins share a genomic window:
- the sufU gene encoding Fe-S cluster assembly sulfur transfer protein SufU codes for MNALDSLYQQVILDHAKARHGDGAMPDADASHFDRNPTCGDEITVSLRLDPGTDRIAGLAWQGDGCSISMASASVLTDMAVGRTVPEFLALTEEFRTMMRSRGVGEPDEDVLEDLVAFHGVSKFVMRVKCGMLAWVAAEAAAREATASR; via the coding sequence GTGAACGCCCTCGACAGCCTGTACCAGCAGGTCATCCTCGACCACGCCAAGGCGCGGCACGGCGACGGTGCGATGCCGGACGCGGACGCCTCGCACTTCGACCGGAACCCCACGTGCGGCGACGAGATCACGGTCAGCCTGCGGCTCGATCCCGGCACCGACCGCATCGCCGGGCTCGCCTGGCAGGGTGACGGCTGCTCGATCTCGATGGCCTCGGCATCGGTCCTCACCGACATGGCCGTCGGCCGCACGGTGCCCGAGTTCCTGGCACTGACCGAGGAGTTCCGCACCATGATGCGTTCACGTGGCGTCGGTGAGCCCGACGAGGACGTCCTCGAGGACCTCGTCGCCTTCCACGGCGTCTCCAAGTTCGTCATGCGCGTCAAGTGCGGCATGCTCGCCTGGGTCGCGGCGGAAGCCGCCGCGCGCGAGGCGACCGCGTCCCGCTGA